In Phycisphaerae bacterium, the following proteins share a genomic window:
- a CDS encoding flagellar hook-basal body complex protein — protein sequence MLSGGSAPSNTSGGTNPSQVGMGSLVGSIQRNFQSGALETTGVPTDMAIEGNGFFIVRTPELRQAYTRDGMFALDASNTLVTSDGYPVQGYGIDAAFNIDRSRLVDLNIPLGTLTIARATSSAAFDGNLNANGTIGTQGTILYSQVFTDGSGGPAATGATLLTNLYDPTVSTTSALFAVGDVITLQDVRKGGRQIETASFTVDAASTLDDFLTFLNNELGLNADPAVPNTPGITVASGLGTPPDGTIIIEGNVGYDNRIEIAQVGIRNSNETVTASPFQFTPQQQANGESVYTSFLVYDSLGTPIQVSVTAVLESKTDGGTLWRFYTESTDDTDPTPVLGATGTIQFDNNGRLLNVTNNILQIDRDNSGASNPVSFELDFSNLTGLTTDMSTLVMTFQDGFEAGTLTSFNTGADGVINGVFTNGLSRPLGQLALATFINCQGLVSRTDNLYYEGSNSGQPLITAPGNLGAGTIQGATLELSNVDLTREFIGLVTASTGFSASGRVINTSNELLNELLSIAR from the coding sequence ATGCTCTCCGGCGGATCCGCCCCCAGCAATACCTCGGGCGGCACGAATCCGTCCCAGGTCGGCATGGGATCTTTGGTCGGCTCGATCCAGCGCAACTTCCAGTCCGGCGCCCTCGAGACCACCGGTGTGCCCACCGACATGGCCATCGAAGGCAACGGCTTCTTCATCGTCAGAACGCCGGAACTCAGGCAGGCTTACACCCGCGATGGCATGTTCGCCCTCGATGCCTCCAACACCCTCGTCACCTCGGACGGATACCCCGTTCAAGGCTACGGCATTGATGCCGCTTTCAACATCGATCGGTCCCGCTTGGTCGACCTCAACATCCCCCTGGGGACGCTCACCATCGCCCGGGCAACCTCATCAGCCGCCTTCGACGGCAATCTGAATGCCAACGGGACCATAGGCACGCAAGGCACGATTCTCTATTCGCAGGTGTTCACCGACGGTAGCGGCGGACCGGCCGCCACCGGCGCAACTCTGCTGACCAACCTGTACGACCCCACCGTCTCCACAACCAGCGCCCTCTTCGCGGTGGGCGACGTCATCACCCTTCAGGATGTCCGCAAGGGCGGCCGACAGATTGAAACGGCCAGCTTCACGGTTGATGCCGCCAGCACCCTGGATGATTTCCTGACTTTCCTGAACAACGAACTCGGACTGAACGCCGATCCGGCAGTACCCAATACGCCGGGCATTACCGTTGCCAGCGGCTTGGGCACTCCACCCGATGGAACGATCATCATCGAAGGCAACGTCGGCTACGATAACCGAATCGAAATCGCCCAGGTCGGAATCCGCAACTCCAACGAGACCGTCACCGCCAGTCCATTCCAGTTCACCCCACAGCAGCAAGCCAACGGCGAAAGCGTCTATACCAGTTTCCTCGTGTACGACTCCCTGGGCACGCCCATTCAGGTCAGTGTGACCGCTGTCCTCGAAAGCAAGACGGATGGCGGTACCCTCTGGCGGTTCTACACCGAAAGCACCGACGACACGGATCCGACGCCGGTCCTCGGAGCCACCGGTACCATCCAGTTCGACAACAACGGCCGCCTCCTGAACGTGACCAACAATATCCTTCAGATCGACCGCGATAACAGCGGAGCCTCAAACCCCGTGAGCTTCGAACTGGACTTCAGCAACCTCACCGGCTTGACGACCGACATGTCAACCCTGGTCATGACCTTCCAGGACGGCTTTGAGGCCGGTACCCTGACCAGCTTCAATACCGGTGCCGACGGGGTCATCAACGGTGTTTTCACCAACGGGCTCAGTCGCCCTCTCGGCCAGCTCGCCCTTGCCACCTTCATCAATTGCCAGGGCCTCGTCTCCCGGACCGACAACTTGTATTACGAAGGGTCGAATTCGGGCCAGCCGCTAATCACCGCCCCGGGTAATCTTGGTGCCGGTACCATCCAGGGAGCGACTCTGGAGCTCAGTAACGTCGATTTAACACGCGAATTTATCGGACTTGTCACGGCATCGACCGGTTTTTCGGCGTCCGGACGGGTGATCAACACCTCCAACGAACTGCTCAATGAATTGTTGTCGATAGCCCGATAA
- a CDS encoding flagellar FlbD family protein, protein MITLTRLNGTRFVINAELIRTVEERPDTTIVLINGETFIVRERMEEVVARAIEYGRMIRVFRP, encoded by the coding sequence GTGATCACACTGACCCGGTTGAACGGAACACGCTTCGTGATCAACGCGGAGCTGATCCGCACCGTCGAGGAGCGGCCCGATACGACCATCGTGTTGATCAACGGCGAGACCTTCATCGTTCGCGAACGCATGGAAGAGGTCGTCGCCCGGGCCATTGAGTACGGACGAATGATTCGGGTCTTCAGACCGTAG